The stretch of DNA TCACCGTTTAGATCCCACCAAGTGGCGGCCATTTTTTCAAATTTAGCAATCTCTTCAGGATCGACATTATGATTGTTTTGCACTATTAATTACCTCAGATCGATTAATTCGTCTTTTGTGCTCATTATAATGATTAGTGCCAATAAACAAAGCGGATATCGCGTCGTTTCTCAGGAATCATTAAAAGTGACCAAAAAATACACTTATGCCTTGATTTTAATCAATAGTATTGCCTATTACTTCATATAGTAAATGAATGCTGTATTGGGTCTAGCGCCGTCAAATAACTGTGTTAGAATGCCAAATCACGTTTTCAAGCATGACTATTCTTATCTGTAAGGATTGCGTGCTAAATTTCAAGGGATCGAGCGGTTTATGACTGATCTGGCTTCATCTATAACACCAATTAATATTGAAGACGAATTAAAAAATTCATACCTAGATTACGCCATGAGCGTAATTGTAGGACGGGCACTGCCCGATGTTCGTGATGGCTTAAAGCCTGTTCATCGCCGCGTATTGTTCGCCATGAGTGAATTGAAAAACGACTGGAACAAGCCTTATAAAAAGTCTGCTCGTGTCGTTGGTGACGTTATCGGTAAATATCATCCACATGGTGATACAGCGGTATATGACACTATTGTTCGTCTGGCACAGCCATTCTCAATGAGATATCCACTTATCGATGGCCAAGGTAACTTTGGTTCTGTCGATGGTGATGCTGCGGCAGCAATGCGTTATACCGAAATCCGCATGGATAAAGTTGCGCATCAATTATTAGCGGATCTTGAAAAAGAGACTGTTGACTTTGTACCTAACTATGATGGTACTGAGTTTATTCCTGCTGTATTGCCTACGCGCATTCCTACGTTACTTGTTAACGGTTCATCAGGTATTGCGGTCGGTATGGCAACTAACATTCCACCTCATAATATGAGTGAAGTGATTGCAGGTTGTTTAGCGCTGATTGAAGATCCGGCTTTATCAATTGAACAGTTGATGGAGTACATTCCTGGTCCAGATTTCCCTACTGCAGCAATCATTAACGGTCGTAAAGGCATTATTGATGCTTATAACACGGGCCGTGGTCGCGCCATTATGCGTGCCCTTGCTGAAGTCGAAACCGAAGAGAATGGACGTGAGCGAATTATTGTTCATGAAATTCCTTATCAAGTTAACAAAGCGCGCTTAATCGAAAAGATTGCAGAGCTTGTTAAAGATAAAAAGATTGAAGGCATTAGTGGCCTACGTGATGAGTCTGATAAAGACGGCATGCGTATTGTCATTGAGATCAAGCGTGGTGAAGTAGGCGAGGTTGTACTTAACAACCTATATGCTCAAACACAAATGCAGTGCTCTTTTGGTATCAATATGGTTGCGTTGACGAATGGTCAGCCAAAACTATTTAACCTTAAAGAGATGCTAGAGTGCTTTATCCTTCACCGTCGTGAAGTGGTTACTCGTCGTACCGTATTTGAACTTCGTAAAGCACGTGAAAGAGCTCATCTTTTGGAAGCTCTCGCCGTTGCACTTGCAAACATTGACCCTATTATTGCGCTAATTAAAGCGTCACCTACTCCTGCTGAAGCCAAAGTTAAGCTGATTGCACAGGGATGGGAGCTCGGTCATGTTAAAGGCATGCTCGAAAAGGCCGGTGATGATGCTGCTCGTCCTGAATGGTTAGAACCAGAATATGGTATCCGTGATGACAAGTATTATCTGACTGAGCAACAAGCACAAGCCATCCTTGAGCTACGTCTGCACCGTCTAACGGGTCTAGAACATGACAAGATCATTGCTGAATATGAAGAGCTACTTGAAGTTATTGCAGCGCTACTTCTTATTCTAAGCAGCCCACAACGTCTGATGGAGATCATCACTGAAGAGCTTCATGAAGTATTAGAGAACTTTGGTGATAAACGCCGTACGGTTATCAATGCTAACGAAGTTGATATGAGTCTTGAAGATCTTATTAACGAAGAAGATGTTGTTGTTACGCTTTCTCATCTTGGTTATGCGAAATACCAAGTGTTAAGTGATTATCAAGCGCAGCGTCGTGGTGGTAAAGGTAAAGCAGCAACTAAAGTGAAGGACGAAGATTTCGTTGAAAAGCTTTTGGTTGCCAATACCCACGATACGATTTTATGCTTCTCAGATTTTGGTAAGATGTACTGGCTTAAGGTTTATCAATTACCACTAGCAAGCAGAACTGCTCGTGGTCGTCCAATTGTGAACCTGCTACCGTTATCAGAAGGTGAGCGCATCACTGCAATCTTGCCTGTACGTGAATACGCAGATGATAAGTACATTATCATGGCGACGTCACACGGTACGGTTAAGAAGACAGCGTTAACGGCATACAGCAATCCACGTGCTAACGGTATTATCGCGGTGAACCTTAAAGATGGCGATCAGTTAATTGGTGTAGATATTACCGATGGTAATGACGACATCATGCTGTTCTCTAATGAAGGTAAAGTGGTTCGCTTCAACGAGAAAGCGCGGAATGCAGAAACGGGTGAAGTTAAAATTGATCCGGAAACCGGCGAAGAGATTATCGCGTTACGTGCTATGGGGCGCACTGCTACCGGTGTTCGCGGTATTAAACTTGAAGCAGGCCAGTCTGTTGTATCATTGATTGTACCTAAAGAAGATGGTGCGATTCTAACGGTGACAGAGAACGGTTACGGTAAACGAACTGCGTTATCTGAGTATCCGGCTAAGAGTCGTGGCACTAAAGGTGTGGTTTCAATTAAAGTCAGCGACCGTAATGGTGCTGTAGTTGGTGCTGTGCAAGTTGGCGACAATGATGAAATCATGTTGATTAGTGACAAAGGCACCTTAGTGCGTACTCCGGCTACTGGCGTATCAAGTATTGGTCGTAATACACAAGGTGTAACGATTATCCGTACTGCTGATGACGAGAAAGTTGTTGGTCTCCAGCGTATTGATGAGATACAAGATGAAGATGTTGAGCTTGATGAAGAGGGAAACCCAATCATCACTGAAGCGCTTGATACCGAGGCTACAACTGAAGCTCCAGCGACAGATGAGAAACCTGAAGACGACGCATAACGCGGTTGTTTAAGTCAATAAAAAGGATGCCAATTGGCATCCTTTTTTAGTTCTGTTGTTTATACATTTTGTTTAATACAATCAAGATGATTTATGGCCTGCATTACTTTTGCTGTTTAAATACGTCGTGCCAAAAGGTAGCACTTAATTTTGCGATGACTCTAGACTCACCATTCAATAGCATCACCATGCCAATATTGAGCTCTGGTGAATAGGAAATTTCAGCGACGTAACCTGCAACCCAACCCGCATGATAAATGAGTGGGCGACCGTCAAACTCATAAACTCGCCAACCTTTACCATAATGTGCATCATCAAGATAAGTCTTCCAATCTCGACGGCGGAGTTCTTTTGTGGTTTTAACCCCTGGTGTCGTTACATCTGCAATGACACCAGGAGATAACACCGAGGGTCTTTCTCCTAAGTTAGCGATTAGCCATTTGGACATATCCGTAATACTGGCGTTTACACCGACAGCAGGAGCCAGTTTGTAATAGTTAGCTTTAACTTTTACTTTTTTAAAACCTGACTTTGTCTTTACATGTGGCTCAGCTCTATTGCTTTCTTGTTTGAAAGCTTCAAAACCCACAGAGGCTGTGTTCATGTTTAATGGTCTAAATATTCGTTCATTGATGTAACTCTCATAGGTTTGTCCGCTTTTTTGTTCAATAGCGGCCTCGATGAATGAAAAAGCCACATTTTGATAGCTGTAACACACACCTGGTTTACACATAGGTGTTAATTCAGAGAACTTACTAATAATTTTTTCTATGTTCACGTCAGCATTAACTAAGTTATCGTAGCTATTAGGCATTAACCCCGTGCTTTGGCCAATAATATGTCCTAAATTAATTTGCTTACTACCATTGGGATCCGCTAATGAAAAGGAGGGAAGGTAAGCGTTTATCGATTGCTTCCAATCCAATTTGTTTTCTTGAACCAACATACTCGCGAGAGAGCCAGCAAAGGTTTTTGATACTGATGCTAATCTAAATACGGTATTCGCATTAACGTTTAGTGAGCCTCCTTTACTGCGCTTCCCGTAGTAGCTGAGCTTTAATATCTTGTCGCCTTCGACAATAACAAATGCACCACCAGGCACTTTTCTCTTTTTTAATTGACTATGAAAACTCTGTTTGAACTTGTCTGATACCGTGTCAAATTGCGAGGCTTGTACTTGTTGAGTGTTTAGCAAGGCACTTAAAGATAATGAGATAGTGCCGAAGAAAAAGGCTGATTTTAAAAACATGTAAATATCCAGTTGACCATTTATTTGTGTTATTTCAATTAAAAGTGAGACTTCCATGAGCGCTGAGTAACAATTGATAACGACTAAAATATTTAGGGGTATATTGCTAATATTCAAATTTTTATTAGTCGACTCAACATGTAAACTTAAGTCATCATTAAAGGAACTCAGCTAAATTTATCGTGCAAACGGTGTAAAACAGTACGATGAATAAGCAACAATGTTCACCTCCACACTCTTATATAAGATTACTATTGTTGTTCAAAAAGCAGGACTTTACTAGTGATTACTGATTTTGTTTTAGCGTAAAATAACGGCCTATTTTTACTTGATGACTAATTTTTTTCTAACCACTAATCAGCTGTTAGTTACGATATACTGTAGATTATTGTATATCCTATTAATGTGTTAGCTGAAAATGATATAAGGACAATGCTGTGAGCGCTATTTATAATTTCTGTGCCGGACCTGCGATGTTGCCTCAAGCTGTTATGCAAAAAGCACAACGAGAATTATTAGATTGGAACGGTATGGGCACTTCAGTGATGGAAATAAGCCATCGCAGTAAAGAGTTCATTGCATTAACGGAGCAAGCAGAAACAGATCTTCGAGCGGTAATGGATATCCCAGCAAATTATCATGTTCTTTTTATGCATGGTGGTGGACGAGGTCAGTTCTCTGCAGTCGTTAATAATTTTCTTGGTGAAGATGGGCGCGCTTTATATCTAGTCGATGGCAGTTGGTCTTCTGCGGCTGTTGATGAGGCAAAAAAACTCGCCGGCGACAGGAACATCGACACGATTAACATCGTCGAAAAATCTACCGGGAAAAATGCTGTAGTCTTACCTGATTTATCTCAAATCGATAAAGATTATCGGTATTTACATTATTGCCCTAATGAAACCGTCGATGGTATTGAAATTTTTGAACCATTAAACAGCCCATGGCCTGTGATTGCCGATATGTCTTCAAATATCTTATCGCGCAAAATTGACGTTAGCCAGTTTAGCCTCATCTATGCTGGCGCCCAGAAAAATATCGGTCCGTCAGGTTTAAGTATCGTTATTGTGCGTGACGATATGCTGGCCCTACCTAGCTTACCGCAATCTTCAATCATGGATTATAAACTGGCCGTCAAACATGGATCTATGTATAACACCCCGCCAACATTTGCTTGGTATTTGGCTGCAGAGGTCTTTAGCTGGCTACAATCAAGCGGAGGTGTTGCCGCGATAGAAAAAATTAATATTGAAAAAGCAAAACTGCTTTATCAATGTATTGATGAACTAGATTTTTATACCAGTGGTGTTGCAATTGAAAACCGCTCGCGCATGAATGTAACATTTCAATTGGTGAACACTGAACTTGATAGTGTGTTCCTTGAAGCCGCCAAAGATGCTGGTTTGGTCGCCCTAAAAGGCCACCGTAGTGTCGGTGGTATGCGAGCAAGCTTGTATAACGCTATGCCTTTAGAGGGCGTTATAGCACTTGTTGGTTTTATGCGAGAATTTGCAAAAAAGAATGCTTAAGCTTATAAATTGAGTAATAAAAAGCCGCTGAACAGCGGCTTTTTATTGAGCTGGCTGACTGTTAAAGAATTTTTGCAATCGACTTTGCTAAGTAATCCACATTTCCAGTGCCGATTCCGGCGATGCTAATACGGCTTGAATCTACCATATACACACTGTATTCGCTTTGAAGTTGTGCCACTTGCGCAGGCGTAATACCAAGGAAAGAGAACATCCCTTTTTGGTGAGTAATAAAGTCAAAGTTACGAGTAACGCCTATCTCTTTTAGCTTGTTAACCAGCATGATGCGATTGCCATTTATTCTATTGCGCATCACTGTTAATTCATCAAGCCACTCTTGCTTTAATTCTGCAGAACCTAAAATGGTTTCAACAATAGCTGCACCATGTGCTGGCGGCATTGAATAGATGCAACGGACGACATACAGCAACACTGAAAACGCAATATCACTAGCTGCAGCGTTTTTACCTATGATAGAACAGGCACCAATACGTTCACGGTACAGGCCGAAGTTTTTAGAGCAAGAGCTACATAAAATCATGTTGTCTACTCTGGCTGCCATTTTTCTAACGCCATATGCGTCTTCATCAACACCGTCACCAAAGCCTTGATAAGCCATATCAATTAACGGAGTGAAGCCTTGTTCAACAGTCAGCTCAATAATGTCATCCCACTGCTGTTGATTCAGATCCATACCACTCGGGTTATGACAGCATGCGTGCAATAACACTACATCATCACTCCCCACTTGAGATAAAGCGGCTTTCATTTCATCGAACTTGAGTGATTTAGTCTCATAATCGTAATATGGGTAGGTCTTAACCGTGATGCCTGCCGCTTCAAATAAGCCAGTATGATTTGCCCAGGTTGGATCGCTAACCCACAGTACAGCGTTAGGATTACAACGTTTGATAAAGTCCGCCGCGACTCTTAAGGCGCCTGTGCCACCGGGGGTGGATACAGTGCGAACTCTATTGGCCATAATGGCAGGGTTTTCGGTGCCAAAAGCAAGCTCTGACATTAGGCGATTAAAATCAGCAGAACCGGTAGGGCCGATGTAAACTTTAGTTGACTCGGTGTCCAACCTGTACTTTTCAGCCTTTTTCACACAAGACAAAATAGGCGTGTGACCGGTCTCATCTTTGTACACACCAACGCCTAAATCGACTTTCTGCACATTGTTGTCTTCTCGGTATTTTGTAAGCAGACCCAAAATCGGGTCTGCTGGCATAGCGGTCAGTTTGTTAAACATAGCTCCATCTACCTCATGTTGATTAGCCTAATTGGCCCAATTTAATTATTATTTTTTGTTAAACCTAGGGTAACGTAAATTAGGGGGGAGTTAATAGCATTTGTGATTAATTGAATGTGGATTAAAAGTGGCAAAAAAACATTCCACTGTTCTAAGTTCAGCCTCAAGCGAGCTTATTTACCGTTATTAATGTTCAGTTTCACCCTCTTGAGTAACATTTAGCAGCTAAAGGGCATTTTTTAGCAGAAAAGTGTTGAATACTTCGCAGCAATCAGTAAATTTGTAACTACGAAGTTCAAACAATCGCTAAACCAGCTGTCATTTTGTCGTGGTGACATAAAAAGCTTTTAGCATGAACATCTACTGTTAACCCGCAGGTGAGTTTGACTCCTGCAGTCATATAAAGAAGTTATCAATGAATCAATTACGTTTAGAGCCGATCGAACAAGTCAACGGGACTATTAATATCCCTGGATCTAAAAGCATTTCTAATCGCGCTTTATTGCTAGCAACGCTAGCTGAAGGGACCACGACATTAACAAATTTACTCGACTCTGATGATATTCGATATATGCTCGCATCGCTTAAACAGCTAGGTGTGAATTATCGTTTATCAAACAACAATACTGTTTGTGAACTTGACGGTATTGCGGGCACACTCAACAGTGAGAAAGCCCAAACTCTGTTTCTTGGCAATGCAGGTACTGCAATGCGGCCTTTATGCGCCGCTTTGACGCTGGGTAACGGTGAGTTTACCTTGACGGGTGAACCGAGAATGGAAGAGCGACCTATTGGTGACCTTGTTGATTCACTGCGCCAACTGGGAGCTGATGTTGCCTATTTGAAAAATGAAGGCTTTCCACCGTTAACCATCAATGCCACTGGGCTA from Shewanella sp. Choline-02u-19 encodes:
- a CDS encoding amino acid aminotransferase; translated protein: MFNKLTAMPADPILGLLTKYREDNNVQKVDLGVGVYKDETGHTPILSCVKKAEKYRLDTESTKVYIGPTGSADFNRLMSELAFGTENPAIMANRVRTVSTPGGTGALRVAADFIKRCNPNAVLWVSDPTWANHTGLFEAAGITVKTYPYYDYETKSLKFDEMKAALSQVGSDDVVLLHACCHNPSGMDLNQQQWDDIIELTVEQGFTPLIDMAYQGFGDGVDEDAYGVRKMAARVDNMILCSSCSKNFGLYRERIGACSIIGKNAAASDIAFSVLLYVVRCIYSMPPAHGAAIVETILGSAELKQEWLDELTVMRNRINGNRIMLVNKLKEIGVTRNFDFITHQKGMFSFLGITPAQVAQLQSEYSVYMVDSSRISIAGIGTGNVDYLAKSIAKIL
- the serC gene encoding 3-phosphoserine/phosphohydroxythreonine transaminase, whose amino-acid sequence is MSAIYNFCAGPAMLPQAVMQKAQRELLDWNGMGTSVMEISHRSKEFIALTEQAETDLRAVMDIPANYHVLFMHGGGRGQFSAVVNNFLGEDGRALYLVDGSWSSAAVDEAKKLAGDRNIDTINIVEKSTGKNAVVLPDLSQIDKDYRYLHYCPNETVDGIEIFEPLNSPWPVIADMSSNILSRKIDVSQFSLIYAGAQKNIGPSGLSIVIVRDDMLALPSLPQSSIMDYKLAVKHGSMYNTPPTFAWYLAAEVFSWLQSSGGVAAIEKINIEKAKLLYQCIDELDFYTSGVAIENRSRMNVTFQLVNTELDSVFLEAAKDAGLVALKGHRSVGGMRASLYNAMPLEGVIALVGFMREFAKKNA
- a CDS encoding serine hydrolase domain-containing protein; amino-acid sequence: MFLKSAFFFGTISLSLSALLNTQQVQASQFDTVSDKFKQSFHSQLKKRKVPGGAFVIVEGDKILKLSYYGKRSKGGSLNVNANTVFRLASVSKTFAGSLASMLVQENKLDWKQSINAYLPSFSLADPNGSKQINLGHIIGQSTGLMPNSYDNLVNADVNIEKIISKFSELTPMCKPGVCYSYQNVAFSFIEAAIEQKSGQTYESYINERIFRPLNMNTASVGFEAFKQESNRAEPHVKTKSGFKKVKVKANYYKLAPAVGVNASITDMSKWLIANLGERPSVLSPGVIADVTTPGVKTTKELRRRDWKTYLDDAHYGKGWRVYEFDGRPLIYHAGWVAGYVAEISYSPELNIGMVMLLNGESRVIAKLSATFWHDVFKQQK
- the gyrA gene encoding DNA gyrase subunit A, encoding MTDLASSITPINIEDELKNSYLDYAMSVIVGRALPDVRDGLKPVHRRVLFAMSELKNDWNKPYKKSARVVGDVIGKYHPHGDTAVYDTIVRLAQPFSMRYPLIDGQGNFGSVDGDAAAAMRYTEIRMDKVAHQLLADLEKETVDFVPNYDGTEFIPAVLPTRIPTLLVNGSSGIAVGMATNIPPHNMSEVIAGCLALIEDPALSIEQLMEYIPGPDFPTAAIINGRKGIIDAYNTGRGRAIMRALAEVETEENGRERIIVHEIPYQVNKARLIEKIAELVKDKKIEGISGLRDESDKDGMRIVIEIKRGEVGEVVLNNLYAQTQMQCSFGINMVALTNGQPKLFNLKEMLECFILHRREVVTRRTVFELRKARERAHLLEALAVALANIDPIIALIKASPTPAEAKVKLIAQGWELGHVKGMLEKAGDDAARPEWLEPEYGIRDDKYYLTEQQAQAILELRLHRLTGLEHDKIIAEYEELLEVIAALLLILSSPQRLMEIITEELHEVLENFGDKRRTVINANEVDMSLEDLINEEDVVVTLSHLGYAKYQVLSDYQAQRRGGKGKAATKVKDEDFVEKLLVANTHDTILCFSDFGKMYWLKVYQLPLASRTARGRPIVNLLPLSEGERITAILPVREYADDKYIIMATSHGTVKKTALTAYSNPRANGIIAVNLKDGDQLIGVDITDGNDDIMLFSNEGKVVRFNEKARNAETGEVKIDPETGEEIIALRAMGRTATGVRGIKLEAGQSVVSLIVPKEDGAILTVTENGYGKRTALSEYPAKSRGTKGVVSIKVSDRNGAVVGAVQVGDNDEIMLISDKGTLVRTPATGVSSIGRNTQGVTIIRTADDEKVVGLQRIDEIQDEDVELDEEGNPIITEALDTEATTEAPATDEKPEDDA